A stretch of DNA from Flavobacteriaceae bacterium MAR_2009_75:
CCAATAGCGAACGGTCCCACTGCTCTTGGATTTGATTATTTCTTTGGAATTCCCGCGTCTTTAGATATGCGACCTTATTGTTACATTGAAAACGAAACCATACTAGGGTTGCCGATGAAACCTGTCGAAAAAGAGATTTTAGCAGAACGTGACAGTTTGGTGCAGTGGAAAGCCGGTATGGCCGCATCTAACTTTAAACATAATGAGGTGCTGCCCAAACTGACCGAAAAAGCGGTAAGCTTTATCCAAGAAAACAAAAACAAACCTTTTTTTCTATATTTTCCGCTTACTGCGCCACATAGTCCAATACTTCCTGCGGGTAAGTTTAAAGGAACAAGTAAAGCAGGTACTTACGGAGATTTTATACATATGGTCGATGATGTTGTAAAAACCATTTCCAACACCGTACGGGCAGAAGGACTGACCGAGAACACACTTTTTATATTCACCAGTGATAATGGTACCTTTCAGCGTGCGTATATAGACCCTGATTTTAAACACGATGGAAATTTTATATACCGTGGTCAAAAGGCCGATATCTACGAAGGGGGTCATAGAATACCGTTTATTGCTAGTTGGAAAGATATTATCGCTCCAAATTCAAGTTCGGAAACTCCGATACTACTGAATGATTTAATGGCAACCCTAGCGGATTTGCTAGGGAAGGAACCCAAGGAGAGCGAAGGCGAGGATAGTAAAAGTATATTACCCCTTTTGATAGGGCAAAGTAAAAAAGTAGAGGGGCGAGATTTTTTAATACACCACTCCTCCAGAGGATTTTTTGCTATTCGAAAAGACTCGTTAAAACTAATCGACGGCCTAGGTTCTGGTGGTTTCACCAAACCTTTTAGCTTAAAACCCGCTTCGCACAAAACGTCTTTTCAGTTGTACGATCTTACCAAAGACGTAACTGAAACTGATAATATTTTTGATGGTACTAAAAAAGAATACAAGACCTTGATTAAGACTTTGGATGAGTTCACCAAAGAAGGTAAACAGGATTTTTAGCACCGTGTTCAATGAAGTTTATCTAATAGTATTGAACGTATTTTCTACCAAAAACAAATAATCCTATTAGTAAATGAATTTGATATTTTTATATAACTTAACCACCAATAGTTTTAAGTAAATGGCAGTAATTTTCTTTATTTGGGGTTTCGTTCAAAGTTTGATCGTTGGAATATTTATTCCAATAGTCAAGAAGGCCCGAAATAACTATTTATTGTCCATCATATTTTTGGTAACCTCTTTAAATATTCTCTTTCAATATTTATTGCGTTATCAAGATTGGAAAAATCACTTTCCCAAGTTACTAGTCATACCTGACATTCTAGATCTATTTCTGCCAGCATTACTATTTCTTTACATAAAGGCCGTGGTAGGTAACGGAATCACCGAAAAAGATAGAAGGTATTTTTATTTGCCCGCTGCTTTCGGGATGGCCTTACTCGGCGTTACATTATTCAGCAGTAATTTTTCTTTTGACAACTATATAGGTTCTATCTATCATAAAATTGTACTTTTTGTCATTTTCTTATGGAAGTTGTTTTTGTTTATAAGAAGTTGGAGTCTCATAAAGGGACATGGTGTTATCATTAAAAAGAAAGCTATCTTATGGTGGCCAAAAATGCTATCAATTTTTATAGGTGTGTTAACCTATATTGCTTTTATAAATCTTTCTTACTTTGTTATTATTGTAACCAATTTTGACAAGGGAACTACTATACGTGATGTGATACAAAGACTTGTTGAGCTAAACTATATTATCTTCACATGTTCAATTTTATTTATTACGATATTCTTTTTCTTTAAGTATCCTAAAATACTATCGGGATTACCCATATTTAAATCTAAAAACACTTCTAAAGTTCCGGACGGCCAGGTCTATATCGATAAACTTAATCGGTTGATACGTGAGGACAAGATTCATTTGGATACGGAGTTAAATGAGCAAAAGTTAGCTGATATCTTAGGTGTTCAATCGTATATACTTTCAATTGTGTTAAACGATTATTTAGGGAAATCTTTCAGTGCTTTTATAAATGAAAAAAGAATAGAGGAAGCCAAAAGGCTTTTGGAAAGTGAAGAACACAAAGATTTGACCATCTTCGCAATAGCCGTTGATAGTGGGTTCCGTTCGGAATCAGTTTTCTACGTCAATTTCAAAAAACTTACTGGTTTTACGCCAAAGCAGTACAAAAAGGAGTATGCTCAAAAGAGCTAAGTGTTTTTTTTATCTAAATGAACCTTAAAAATTTAGAGGCATTTGATTAGCTCTTTCTATCCAGTTTCGTTTGTTGACAGTATTACTCTTTTGTCAAATTAGGTATTTCAGAAAACCGACGAAAGGCTTATTTTCAGAATGTAAGGTTTGTCCTGAACGTTTACGTTAAATAATCTCTCTTATTTTCCAAACTAACAGTATTGCAGAATACAACTACTTTAAATTTAATGCTTAATTAACACGTTTCCTTATGAAGGGATTTAATTTTTTTTTGACTGGCATCGTGATATTACAGTTATTATTTTTAATTGGATGTAAAGATGCCACCAAAGAAATTATTGAAGATAAAGCGACCACTCAATGTATCAATTTTGTAAATCCGTTCATTGGCACTCAAGGTAATGGAACCAAGCATTCGATAGGCAATGTTCATCCCGGAGCTGTACTGCCGTGGGGAATGGTTGCTGTTAGCCCGCAATCATTTGACTTTACCCAAATGCAATCTCCAACCGGCTACCGCCATGAACAAGAGAGAATATACGGTTTTAGTAATGTGAATTTTTCAGGTGTGGGATGTCCCGCTACGGGAAGTATCCCTATCAAGTTTTTTACCCGAACACGAGCTGAGGCTCGCGGTGGTTCCCTATTTTCAGAACAAACGGCAACGCCAGGCTATTATGGTGTGCGATTGATAGATGAAAAAATTAAGGTTCATGTAACAGCGACCAAACGCACCTCTATTTTTAAATTAGAGCTCCCAGCCGGAAGAAGTAATGTTTATCTGGACCTTATGGCTCAACAGAGTCATATCAAAGGTGGAGTAATAGAAAACTACACGACTGAGTCTGCTAGCGGTTATCAATTGGAAGGTAACTTCTGTGGTGCTGCGAATAGAAGTTCTGTGTTTTTTAGTGCCCATCTCGATACAAAAGCTGATTCCACCTATTTGGAATACACCAACAAGACGGATGCGAGATTCAACCAAAATCTGGAGAAAAATCCAAGTGGTATAGTTTATGTTTTTGAAAACGTCAAACCATCGACCTTACATTTAAAAGTCGGTGTATCCTATGTGTCCACAGCTAATGCACTAGATAATTTGGAAAAAGAACAAACAGGCTTTGATTTTGAAAAAGTCAAAAGAGATGCTGAAGAGGAATGGGAGTCAGAATTGAGCAAAATAAAGGTTGCCACAAGTTCCATGGATGATAAGACCGTTTTTTATACAGCATTATATCATAGTTTATTGATGCCCATAACTTACAGTGACCACAACGGCGAATATTTAAAAATGGGAAGTAATGAAATAGGTACATCTCCGTACACGAGATACACCGGTTTTTCACTTTGGGATACATATAGAACTACCCACCCTTTACTGACATTGGTTTATCCTGAAAAGCAGACCGAATTCGTTCGTAACATGCTCGATATTTATGATGAATCAGGATGGCTTCCCAAGTGGTCTATCTTCAACCATGAAACCTATTTGATGGTCGGTGATCCAGCGCCTATTGTCATTGGTGATACCTACATGAAAGGAATTACTGGTTTTAATTTGAACAAAGCCTATGAAGCAGTCACCAAAAGTGCTGAATATGAGAAAGGGAATTTGAACCGACGCGGAATTAAAGATTATAACTCCTACGGGTACATTACCATGGACGGCGATTTCAGCGATGTCGCGAATTTTCAGTGGAACAACGGAATTGTCTGGGGAGCCGTTTCGAACACCATGGAGTTTAACCTATCCGATTACAATATTGCTCAAATAGCGAGATTAACGGGTAATGAAACCGATTATCAAAAATATTTGAAACGTTCAAAATCTTTTATGACGTTTTATAATGACAAACTTGGAGTATTACAACCAAAAAATAAGGATGGAAGTTGGTATGAACCTTTTGACC
This window harbors:
- a CDS encoding arylsulfatase A-like enzyme — encoded protein: MKSQYVRLNRNLVYVSIVSLVFCISCKDMKENVTNNYRTVVKSRPNIVYILADDMGYGDISALNPEAKVSTPTLDSLVSSGMRFSDAHSSSSVCTPSRYSILTGRYAWRSSLKRGVTWGYSPPLIESSRTTVASLLKSNGYTTACIGKWHLGMTWPLKENQMPPWDNPDLHPSQYSNEVIDFSKPIANGPTALGFDYFFGIPASLDMRPYCYIENETILGLPMKPVEKEILAERDSLVQWKAGMAASNFKHNEVLPKLTEKAVSFIQENKNKPFFLYFPLTAPHSPILPAGKFKGTSKAGTYGDFIHMVDDVVKTISNTVRAEGLTENTLFIFTSDNGTFQRAYIDPDFKHDGNFIYRGQKADIYEGGHRIPFIASWKDIIAPNSSSETPILLNDLMATLADLLGKEPKESEGEDSKSILPLLIGQSKKVEGRDFLIHHSSRGFFAIRKDSLKLIDGLGSGGFTKPFSLKPASHKTSFQLYDLTKDVTETDNIFDGTKKEYKTLIKTLDEFTKEGKQDF
- a CDS encoding AraC family transcriptional regulator; translation: MAVIFFIWGFVQSLIVGIFIPIVKKARNNYLLSIIFLVTSLNILFQYLLRYQDWKNHFPKLLVIPDILDLFLPALLFLYIKAVVGNGITEKDRRYFYLPAAFGMALLGVTLFSSNFSFDNYIGSIYHKIVLFVIFLWKLFLFIRSWSLIKGHGVIIKKKAILWWPKMLSIFIGVLTYIAFINLSYFVIIVTNFDKGTTIRDVIQRLVELNYIIFTCSILFITIFFFFKYPKILSGLPIFKSKNTSKVPDGQVYIDKLNRLIREDKIHLDTELNEQKLADILGVQSYILSIVLNDYLGKSFSAFINEKRIEEAKRLLESEEHKDLTIFAIAVDSGFRSESVFYVNFKKLTGFTPKQYKKEYAQKS
- a CDS encoding putative alpha-1,2-mannosidase, with protein sequence MKGFNFFLTGIVILQLLFLIGCKDATKEIIEDKATTQCINFVNPFIGTQGNGTKHSIGNVHPGAVLPWGMVAVSPQSFDFTQMQSPTGYRHEQERIYGFSNVNFSGVGCPATGSIPIKFFTRTRAEARGGSLFSEQTATPGYYGVRLIDEKIKVHVTATKRTSIFKLELPAGRSNVYLDLMAQQSHIKGGVIENYTTESASGYQLEGNFCGAANRSSVFFSAHLDTKADSTYLEYTNKTDARFNQNLEKNPSGIVYVFENVKPSTLHLKVGVSYVSTANALDNLEKEQTGFDFEKVKRDAEEEWESELSKIKVATSSMDDKTVFYTALYHSLLMPITYSDHNGEYLKMGSNEIGTSPYTRYTGFSLWDTYRTTHPLLTLVYPEKQTEFVRNMLDIYDESGWLPKWSIFNHETYLMVGDPAPIVIGDTYMKGITGFNLNKAYEAVTKSAEYEKGNLNRRGIKDYNSYGYITMDGDFSDVANFQWNNGIVWGAVSNTMEFNLSDYNIAQIARLTGNETDYQKYLKRSKSFMTFYNDKLGVLQPKNKDGSWYEPFDPTQERWDKMNFGLRGGPGFVEGSAWQYLFSIPHGIDTLKSRMGEERFLENLDTIFETGYFDMTNEPGFGFPFFYNYTKEKNWKTSKTVHGLLDRFFTNSPNGLPGNDDAGAMSSWVVFAMMGLYPHTPGNPEYILTTPVLDQVEIQLNRDYYKGNKITIERNGPSEGHIKAMNLNGSPVDYKVKHQSLTSENSMLEIKTEN